Proteins encoded together in one Juglans regia cultivar Chandler chromosome 9, Walnut 2.0, whole genome shotgun sequence window:
- the LOC108997014 gene encoding remorin-like isoform X1: MVEEGTQKVDKEPEVPEKEEEENEEVAARNDFAEEKGVIPPPEHKTAPPVKENVADPTAEKSSGGFVDRDAVLAKVANEKRLALIKAWEESEKTKAENKAYKKLSAVESWENSSKASVDAQLKKIEGKFEKKKAEYGEKMKNKLAAIHRAAEEKRATVEAKRWEELIKVEDTATKFRTAGYVPRNLLGCFSY; encoded by the exons ATGGTTGAGGAGGGGACCCAGAAAGTTGATAAGGAGCCTGAAGTACctgagaaagaagaggaagaaaacgaAGAAGTGGCGGCTCGAAATGACTTTGCTGAAGAGAAGGGTGTGATCCCACCTCCTGAACACAAGACTGCTCCTCCGGTCAAAGAAA ATGTTGCAGATCCCACTGCTGAGAAAAGTTCGGGGGGTTTTGTTGATAGAG ATGCTGTGCTTGCAAAGGTTGCAAATGAGAAAAGGCTGGCTTTAATTAAAGCGTGGGAAGAAAGCGAAAAGACAAAAGCAGAGAACAA GGCATATAAGAAGCTATCTGCTGTTGAATCATGGGAAAACAGCAGCAAAGCTTCGGTAGATGCACAACTCAAGAAGATTGAG GGGAAATTCGAGAAAAAGAAGGCCGAATATGgcgagaaaatgaaaaacaaattggCTGCCATCCACAGGGCTGCTGAAGAAAAGAGGGCCACAGTTGAAGCCAAGAGATGGGAAGAACTCATCAAGGTAGAGGACACAGCTACAAAGTTTCGAACCGCTGGATATGTACCTAGGAATCTTCTTGGATGCTTCAGCTACTGA
- the LOC108997014 gene encoding remorin-like isoform X2, whose protein sequence is MVEEGTQKVDKEPEVPEKEEEENEEVAARNDFAEEKGVIPPPEHKTAPPVKENPTAEKSSGGFVDRDAVLAKVANEKRLALIKAWEESEKTKAENKAYKKLSAVESWENSSKASVDAQLKKIEGKFEKKKAEYGEKMKNKLAAIHRAAEEKRATVEAKRWEELIKVEDTATKFRTAGYVPRNLLGCFSY, encoded by the exons ATGGTTGAGGAGGGGACCCAGAAAGTTGATAAGGAGCCTGAAGTACctgagaaagaagaggaagaaaacgaAGAAGTGGCGGCTCGAAATGACTTTGCTGAAGAGAAGGGTGTGATCCCACCTCCTGAACACAAGACTGCTCCTCCGGTCAAAGAAA ATCCCACTGCTGAGAAAAGTTCGGGGGGTTTTGTTGATAGAG ATGCTGTGCTTGCAAAGGTTGCAAATGAGAAAAGGCTGGCTTTAATTAAAGCGTGGGAAGAAAGCGAAAAGACAAAAGCAGAGAACAA GGCATATAAGAAGCTATCTGCTGTTGAATCATGGGAAAACAGCAGCAAAGCTTCGGTAGATGCACAACTCAAGAAGATTGAG GGGAAATTCGAGAAAAAGAAGGCCGAATATGgcgagaaaatgaaaaacaaattggCTGCCATCCACAGGGCTGCTGAAGAAAAGAGGGCCACAGTTGAAGCCAAGAGATGGGAAGAACTCATCAAGGTAGAGGACACAGCTACAAAGTTTCGAACCGCTGGATATGTACCTAGGAATCTTCTTGGATGCTTCAGCTACTGA